The nucleotide window CTCCACCAAAACCGCTCCGATGCTCGCGCTGGTTGGCGGTGCGCGCCGCGAGGAAACGGCCCGTGATCGTTCGTGACGATGTGCCGAAGCGCCGGGTTGGCGCGAGGGAAGGGCCGAGCGGGATGCCCGTGAGGACCGTCCTCGTCATCGATGACGACGAGGCGGTCCTCGCGGCGCTCCCCGCGCTGCTCGGCGCTCCGGATGTGAAGGTCGAAACGGCGGCCACGGTCGAAGAGGCACGCCGCCGCATCGAGCGGAGGAGGCCCGATCTCGTCATCACCGACCTCTGCTTCGGACCGCGCACCGATCGCGGCGGTCTCGAGCTGATCTCCTGGCTCCGTGACCGCCACCCGCGGACGCCGATCGTCCTGCTGACGGCATTCGACAGCCCGGAGGTGCGCGCCGAGGCGGAGGTCCTCGGCGCGGCGGGCGTGTGGTCCAAATCGCTCGGACCGGGCGAGTTCGTCCGGCGCTCGCGCGCCCTCCTGTTCGGGATCCTGGAGCGAGGAGACCTCTGACGCGTCCCCCGGGCGCTCCCGCTCCCGGAACCACCCTGGCGACCGGTGCGCTGCTTTCTGCGGTCGCACCGATCCCCAAACTGCGAAAGGTGTTCCCCCGTGGGTTCGCTTGTCCCGCCAACCCGCTGATCTACAGGGACTCTTGAGCGAGCCTCCGAGCGGGCGCCGGGACAATGCCGCAAGTGCTTGGCCCCCAATCGCTCGCACGTCGTTTCGCGCAAGGATGCACCTCCGATCGGTTGGGAGGTGCACCCTCGATGTTGCGAATCGTGTCGCGACTCGGTGTCAGATAGAGGTTTCTCTCCGATCTCGCGGGCGTTGCGCCAATCGAGACCGCAACCTCCGGGCGCTCAGCGGCTCGGATGCGAAAACGCATCATTGGGGATGCACCTCCGATCGGTTGCATCGCCCGGGCGCGGCGTTCCCCTACGAAACCCGATGCGTGATCGATGCGGGCTCGTGCGGGACGGGAGCGAGCTTCGCGTGATCGGCCCTCGCGGCTCGCATGGGCGGTGCTCCCTCGACGGTGCGAAACGCCGCGCAGCTCGAGGAGAGACGGGCACTTCGGCCCGATCCTCGGCGCCGATCCATCCGGGACCGGAACATCGGATCTTCCAACGAGTTCGGCGGGCCAGCGCACCATTGGGGATGCACTTCTGCTCGCATGAGCGGCCGGCCCTCGCTCCGGGCCTTTCTGGCGGGCGGTCCAGCCTCCGTTGCTGCATCGCCGGTGCTCGGCTTGCTTGGCAGACATTTGTCTGCTATCGTGGCTTCCGTCGCGAGGAAAGCGAGAATGGCCCACACGCCGCCCGGCGAGACCCGGGAGAAGATCTACCGCTTCGTGCGCGAGCGGCTGGAGGCGGGCGCGCCGCCGACGATCCGCGAGGTGCAGCGGGCGTTCGGCTTCCGGTCGGTCGAGTCGGCGCGGAGCCAGCTCGAGGCGCTGGTGCGCGAGGGCCGGCTGGTCAAGCAGCCGGGGCGCGCCCGCGGCTACCGGCTGCCGCCGGGCCGGGCGCCGCGGCCGGCGCGGCTCGTCCCGCTCGTCGGCCGGGTGCCGGCGGGCGCCCTCGCCGCCGCGATCGAGGACCCGGAGGGCTACCTCCCGGTCGCCGCTCCCTCCTCCGGCGGGCGGGAGCTGTTCGCCCTCCGGGTCCGCGGCGACAGCATGGTCGGGGCGGGGATTCTCCCCGGCGACATCCTGATCGTCCGCCGCCAGCCGAGCGCCGACCCGGGCGACATCGTCGTCGCCGCGGTCGAGGGGATCGCGGACGAAGAGGCGACGGTCAAGAGGCTCCGGCTCCGGCGCGGCCGCTGGGTGCTCTGCCCGGAGAACCCCGCCTACGAGCCGATCGTCCCCCCGCCGGGGGCGCTCAGGATCCTCGGCAGGGTGGTGGAGGTCCGGCGCTACCTCGAGGCGCCCCCGCTCGTCGAGCGGCCGGGCGGGGAGGGCTGACCGATGGCCGCCGGTCCGCTCCGCGATCCCGCCCTCCCGGACCTCGCGGCGCTCGTCTGGCGCGCGAGCCGCTACCGGGAGGGGACGCGCCCGGCCGGCGCTCCGGCCTGGACGCTCGACGAACTCTCCGGCCGGCTGGCGGAGCTGTCCGGCCTCGGGGCGGCGGCGCAGCTCACGCTGGCGTTCCTCCTGGTGCGCGAGGCGCAGGCGCTGGGGGAGCCGGCCGCCTGGGTCTCGCACCGGCGGAGCAGCTTCTATCCCCCCGACGCGGCGGCGAGCGGGGTCGACCTGTCGGCGCTGCCGGTGATCTTCGTCGGCGATGCGCAGGAGGCCGCCCGCGCGGCGGCGCAGCTCGCGCGCTCGGGTGCGTTCGGGCTGCTGGTGGTCGACCTGATCGGCATCGACCCCGCCGTTCCTCCCGCCCTGCAATCGCGCCTCGCCGGCCTCGCCCGCACCCACGACATCGCCGTTTTGATCCTCACCGAGAAGCCGGCCGACGCTCCCTCGGTCGGCTCCCTCGTCTCGTTCCGGGGGGAAGCCCTCCGCCGCCGCGTCGAGGGGCCGGCGGAATCCGTCCCGGAGGAAGGGGCCGCGCGCTTCGCCTGCCGGCTCCGGGTGCTCAAGGACAAGCGGCGCGGTCCCGGCTGGCGGCACGAGGAGCTCTGCCGTGGACCGGCTGGCCTGCGTTGACGTCCCGGCGCTGCCGCTGCAGCTCCTGGTGAAGCGGCACCCGGAGTGGGCCGGCCGGCCGGTGGCGGTCGTCGATCGCGACCATCCCCAGGGGAGGATCCTGTGGGCTGACGAGCGCGCGCGGCGCGCGCGGATCCTGCCCGGGATGCGTTACGCCGCGGCGCTCGCGATCGACGGCGATCTCCGCGCCGGTGTCGTGGAGCGCGCCGAGATCGAAAGCGCCGTCCGCCGGCTGACGCGGCGCCTGCAGCGCTTCTCGCCGCACGTCGAGCCGAGCGCCGGCGAGCCGGGGCTGTTCTGGCTCGACGCCGGCGGGCTCGAGCGGCTGCAGCCGTCGCTGCTGCTGTGGGCGCGCCGCATCGTGCAGGCGTTGCGCGAGATCGGCTTCCGCGCGCGCATCGCCGTCGGCTTCACGCGCTTCGGCACCTACGCCGCCACACGGCTCGGGCGGGAGGTGCTCGTCTTCGCCGATCCGGGGGCGGAGCAGGATCAGGTCCGGCACGTCCCCCTCGCGCACCTCCGGATCGATCCGGCGCTGCGGGAGGCGCTCGACCGGCTCGGCGTGCGCACGGTCGGCGCTTTCCTCGAGTTGCCGGCGGGCGGGCTGTTCGAGCGCTTCGGCGACGAGGCGCACCGCCTGCACCGCCTCGCCTCCGGCGCCGCGTGGGCCCCGCTCGCGCCGGCGCCGCCGCGGGAGCCGCTCGTCCGGCGCGCCGAGCTGGATCATCCGGAGGGCGACCTCGAGCGGCTGCTGTTCCTCGTCAAGCGCCTGCTCGATCCGCTGCTGGCCGAGCTGGCGACACGCGGGCAGGCGCTCGTGCGGCTCGCGATCGAGCTGAAGCTCGATGCCGGCGGCGTGCGGCGCGAGGAGGTCCGCCCGGCCGCCCCGACGCTCGACGCCGCGCAGATCCTCGAGCTGACGCGGCTGCGGCTGGCGAGCTGCTGCCTTCCTTCGGGGGTGGCGGAGATCGCACTCACCGCGCGCGGCCGGCCGGCGACGCCGGCGCAGCTCCGGTTGTTCGCCGACAACCCGCGCCGCGATCCCCGCGCGGCGAGCCGCGCCCTCGCCCGGGTGCGCGCCGAGTTCGGCGAGGCGGCGGTCGCGCGCGCCCGGCTCGCCGAGGGCCACCTGCCGGAGGCGCGCTTTTTGTGGGAGCCGCTCGAGCGCTTTCCGAGCGTGCG belongs to Acidobacteriota bacterium and includes:
- the lexA gene encoding repressor LexA, which translates into the protein MAHTPPGETREKIYRFVRERLEAGAPPTIREVQRAFGFRSVESARSQLEALVREGRLVKQPGRARGYRLPPGRAPRPARLVPLVGRVPAGALAAAIEDPEGYLPVAAPSSGGRELFALRVRGDSMVGAGILPGDILIVRRQPSADPGDIVVAAVEGIADEEATVKRLRLRRGRWVLCPENPAYEPIVPPPGALRILGRVVEVRRYLEAPPLVERPGGEG
- a CDS encoding recombinase A — protein: MAAGPLRDPALPDLAALVWRASRYREGTRPAGAPAWTLDELSGRLAELSGLGAAAQLTLAFLLVREAQALGEPAAWVSHRRSSFYPPDAAASGVDLSALPVIFVGDAQEAARAAAQLARSGAFGLLVVDLIGIDPAVPPALQSRLAGLARTHDIAVLILTEKPADAPSVGSLVSFRGEALRRRVEGPAESVPEEGAARFACRLRVLKDKRRGPGWRHEELCRGPAGLR
- a CDS encoding DNA polymerase Y family protein, which translates into the protein MDRLACVDVPALPLQLLVKRHPEWAGRPVAVVDRDHPQGRILWADERARRARILPGMRYAAALAIDGDLRAGVVERAEIESAVRRLTRRLQRFSPHVEPSAGEPGLFWLDAGGLERLQPSLLLWARRIVQALREIGFRARIAVGFTRFGTYAATRLGREVLVFADPGAEQDQVRHVPLAHLRIDPALREALDRLGVRTVGAFLELPAGGLFERFGDEAHRLHRLASGAAWAPLAPAPPREPLVRRAELDHPEGDLERLLFLVKRLLDPLLAELATRGQALVRLAIELKLDAGGVRREEVRPAAPTLDAAQILELTRLRLASCCLPSGVAEIALTARGRPATPAQLRLFADNPRRDPRAASRALARVRAEFGEAAVARARLAEGHLPEARFLWEPLERFPSVRRRDPSGQEAGAMPPMTLVRDIERAPQALPPRPHHLRDDGWLIRGAGHGAVTRFIGPYVVSGGWWRKPIHREYHFAETRRGDLLWVYYDRPQRRWFLHGHVL
- a CDS encoding response regulator — protein: MPVRTVLVIDDDEAVLAALPALLGAPDVKVETAATVEEARRRIERRRPDLVITDLCFGPRTDRGGLELISWLRDRHPRTPIVLLTAFDSPEVRAEAEVLGAAGVWSKSLGPGEFVRRSRALLFGILERGDL